DNA from Mycobacterium bourgelatii:
CCGACCACCACGGCCGAGCCGATGGCCGAGCCGGTGATCTCCTGGGTGGCTTCCCTTGCCGGCGTTGTCGGCGTCAACGCCAACGGCTTGCTCAGCGCATACAGCTGGAAGCGGTAGTGGTGTACGCCGCTGCCGGCCGGCGGGCATGGACCAAGGTAGGCCGCCTTGCCACCGGAGTTCGCGCTGACGACAGCTCCCGCAGGTTGCGCGTCATCGGCGATTTCGGAGGCGGACGGCGGTATGCCGGTCACCACCCAGTGGACGTACAGTCCTCCAACGGCGTCGGGATCATCGAGCACCAACGCTAGCGATTGCGCGCCGGCTGGCACGTTCTGCCAGCGAAGCGGCGGCGGTACGTTACGGCCGTTGCAGGTGTACTCGGCCGGGATCTGGCCGTTGTCGGCGAAGGCGGGACTGCTCACGCCAAAGGGTGTCGGCGCGACCGATGACGACGGCTCCGTCGTGGTCGCGTGAACTGAAGTGCTGGGGGCAGAGCCTTCTTTCGCTTGCTCAGCGCTGCCGCATGCGGTGAGCGCGTAGCAGAGCAGCGCCAGAATCGCGGCCGCCAGTCTCATGGAATTATGTATACGCGTAATGGGTCCTCCGGAGGAGGTCGATTTCCTGATGCGGACGAAAGAGACTCGTAACCAAGGGATTTCGGCTTGTT
Protein-coding regions in this window:
- a CDS encoding YbhB/YbcL family Raf kinase inhibitor-like protein — protein: MTRIHNSMRLAAAILALLCYALTACGSAEQAKEGSAPSTSVHATTTEPSSSVAPTPFGVSSPAFADNGQIPAEYTCNGRNVPPPLRWQNVPAGAQSLALVLDDPDAVGGLYVHWVVTGIPPSASEIADDAQPAGAVVSANSGGKAAYLGPCPPAGSGVHHYRFQLYALSKPLALTPTTPAREATQEITGSAIGSAVVVGLFGG